One stretch of Panthera uncia isolate 11264 unplaced genomic scaffold, Puncia_PCG_1.0 HiC_scaffold_1815, whole genome shotgun sequence DNA includes these proteins:
- the LOC125917422 gene encoding olfactory receptor 6C3-like, with amino-acid sequence MKNHTVPKEFILLGLSDDPELQTVIFLFLIITYLLSVTGNLTIITLTLVDSHLQTPMYFFLRNFSVLEISFTTVCIPRFLGTIITRNKTISYNNCTAQLFFVIFMGITEFYLLTAMSYDRYVAICKPLHYATIMNKRVCILLVFCAWLAGFLNIFPPVILFLQLDYCGSNVIDHFVCDYFPLLQLSCSDTWLLEVIGFYSAIVILLFTLALIILSYMFIIRTILKLPSSSQRKKAFSTCSSHMIVISISYGSCIFMYANPSAKQKASLTKGVAILNTSVAPMMNPFIYTLRNQQVKQAFKDTVQKVMFFPSN; translated from the coding sequence ATGAAAAACCACACAGTACCCAAAGAATTCATTCTTCTAGGGCTATCCGATGACCCAGAGCTCCAgactgtgatttttctctttttaattatcaCATATCTATTAAGTGTCACTGGAAATTTGACCATCATCACTCTCACCTTGGTGGATTCCCATCTACAGACCCCTATGTATTTCTTCCTCAGGAACTTCTCTGTATTAGAAATATCCTTTACAACTGTCTGTATTCCTAGATTTCTGGGCACAATTATcaccagaaacaaaacaatttcatACAATAATTGCACTGCTCAGTTGTTTTTCGTCATCTTCATGGGTATAACTGAGTTTTATCTTCTAACTGCCATGTCCTATGATCGCTATGTAGCCATCTGTAAACCCCTACATTATGCAACCATCATGAACAAGAGAGTCTGCATTTTACTTGTCTTTTGTGCTTGGCTGGCAGGATTCTTAAATATCTTCCCACCAgttattctttttctccagttAGATTACTGTGGCTCCAATGTCATCGATCACTTTGTTTGTGACTATTTTCCCCTCTTGCAGTTATCTTGCTCAGACACATGGCTCCTAGAAGTGATTGGCTTTTACTCTGCAATAGTCATACTGCTTTTCACTTTGGCATTAATAATTCTATCCTACATGTTCATCATTAGAACAATTCTGAAACTGCCTTCCTCCAGTCAGAGAAAAAAGGCATTTTCTACGTGTTCCTCTCACATGATTGTCATTTCCATCTCTTATGGAAGCTGCATATTCATGTATGCCAACCCTTCCGCAAAACAGAAGGCATCATTGACCAAAGGAGTAGCTATTCTCAATACCTCTGTGGCTCCTATGatgaatccatttatatataCCCTGAGGAACCAGCAAGTAAAGCAAGCCTTTAAGGATACTGTCCAAAAGGTTATGTTTTTCCCCAGTAATTGA